The proteins below come from a single Candidatus Planktophila dulcis genomic window:
- a CDS encoding ComF family protein yields the protein MRSIQALQEMIFPVRCLGCSALGLSICSLCRSQWHPHIFTRNSRSNPKFPIYSAIEYSPIAGKVLLAAKENSLVQADELMIDALKKSLSYCVKEQGIGMLIPIPSRPSIARLRGRQFMCDLSEQLSKSCGLPTFENLIHVRKVRDQSALDARARVENLAGALKGLRYLSGKAFLIDDLVTTGATLHEAARALRELGIEVAAGVTACVAEPLR from the coding sequence GTGAGAAGTATTCAAGCCCTGCAAGAAATGATATTTCCTGTCCGTTGTCTGGGATGTTCAGCTTTGGGGCTTTCAATCTGTTCGCTCTGTCGCAGCCAATGGCACCCACATATCTTCACGCGCAATTCTCGAAGCAATCCGAAATTCCCAATCTATTCAGCGATTGAGTATTCACCGATTGCAGGAAAGGTGCTTCTTGCTGCCAAAGAAAATAGCCTGGTTCAGGCAGATGAATTGATGATCGATGCTCTTAAGAAATCACTTTCATACTGTGTGAAGGAGCAAGGAATAGGAATGCTCATTCCGATTCCATCACGACCTAGCATCGCACGATTGCGAGGGCGGCAATTTATGTGTGATTTGTCAGAGCAATTGAGCAAGAGCTGCGGATTGCCAACATTTGAAAATCTCATACATGTAAGAAAAGTGAGAGATCAATCAGCACTGGATGCAAGAGCGAGAGTCGAAAACTTAGCGGGAGCACTTAAAGGGCTGAGATATCTCAGTGGAAAGGCTTTTTTGATTGACGACCTCGTCACAACTGGGGCAACTCTGCATGAAGCTGCGCGAGCCCTGCGTGAACTAGGCATTGAGGTGGCAGCCGGCGTAACAGCCTGCGTTGCAGAACCCCTACGATAA
- the mtrB gene encoding MtrAB system histidine kinase MtrB encodes MMDIRKTLSQSLAIKVILSTVLLSLGVISLVGSALNSRLSDGLRSSAFNSALSESKFTFFDAEYKLAISRDSTTEARKKILADIVVNATTQVVKEARREIIFLKVPANTNKKVSYEMASARIKSSSIPADLRKKVISGTKIENSYAQAKENSGVSRQVLIVGKRVNIPSGGQYEMYIVFSLENQTATLALIRNSLLFTGFGLIFLIGLITWLVVRQVVRPVRDAARIATQFTLGDFSQRMKIESQDEMATLANSYNEMAQSIEQQITRLENLSRVQQRFVSDVSHELRTPLTTLRMASEVIYNQRTSFDPLVARSSELLAAQIDRFERLLEDLLEVSRFDAEVAVLEPVDFDVVALVQKCVKDFELGDIDTESGIRVLCELGKVNIQADVRRVERIMRNLLSNALDHADGQQVIVTIVATDSDVGIAVRDFGSGLDESSLIRVFDRFWRADPSRARVRGGTGLGLSIALEDARLHNGELDAWGRPGLGAQFVLTLPRKAGESIEGRPIKAAPKDFHEENFYL; translated from the coding sequence TCTTTAGTCGGTTCCGCGCTTAATTCACGCTTATCTGATGGCCTTCGCTCATCTGCTTTTAACTCTGCACTTTCAGAGTCCAAGTTCACCTTCTTTGATGCAGAGTATAAGTTGGCGATTTCACGCGATTCAACAACAGAGGCACGTAAGAAAATTCTTGCCGACATAGTTGTGAATGCCACTACTCAAGTAGTGAAAGAAGCGCGACGAGAAATCATCTTCCTCAAAGTTCCGGCAAATACCAATAAAAAGGTTTCTTACGAGATGGCTTCAGCGCGCATCAAGAGCTCCTCTATCCCGGCCGACCTAAGGAAGAAGGTTATCTCTGGAACCAAGATTGAAAATAGCTATGCCCAGGCGAAAGAGAACTCAGGAGTATCTCGACAAGTACTGATCGTAGGAAAGAGAGTAAACATTCCTTCAGGCGGACAGTATGAAATGTATATTGTCTTCTCTCTTGAAAATCAGACAGCCACGCTGGCGCTCATTCGAAACTCTCTTCTCTTCACGGGATTTGGACTGATCTTTCTGATTGGCTTGATCACATGGCTGGTAGTACGACAAGTTGTCCGGCCCGTACGTGATGCTGCGCGCATCGCAACGCAATTTACCTTGGGTGATTTCAGCCAGCGCATGAAGATCGAATCTCAGGATGAGATGGCAACCCTTGCCAATTCATATAACGAGATGGCGCAATCTATTGAGCAGCAAATCACTCGCCTTGAAAACCTTTCTCGAGTACAGCAACGTTTTGTTTCGGATGTTTCTCATGAACTGCGCACACCACTGACCACTCTTCGTATGGCATCTGAAGTTATCTACAACCAGCGCACATCGTTTGACCCATTGGTTGCACGAAGTTCTGAACTCTTAGCAGCCCAGATTGATCGCTTCGAGCGATTACTTGAAGACCTGCTTGAAGTAAGTCGATTCGATGCAGAGGTCGCAGTCCTTGAGCCGGTTGACTTTGATGTCGTTGCACTTGTGCAGAAATGCGTCAAAGATTTTGAGCTAGGCGATATTGATACAGAGTCAGGTATTCGAGTTCTTTGTGAGCTAGGCAAGGTCAATATTCAGGCTGATGTCAGGCGCGTTGAGCGCATTATGCGCAATCTCTTATCTAATGCCCTCGATCATGCCGACGGTCAGCAAGTAATCGTCACCATCGTTGCAACCGATAGTGATGTCGGTATTGCTGTGCGAGATTTTGGATCTGGCCTTGATGAATCATCATTAATACGAGTCTTCGACCGATTCTGGCGCGCAGACCCTTCCCGTGCTCGAGTTCGTGGCGGCACTGGCCTTGGTCTATCGATCGCACTCGAAGATGCCCGACTACATAACGGCGAACTCGATGCGTGGGGCCGACCAGGCCTTGGAGCTCAATTTGTACTTACCCTGCCACGCAAAGCGGGAGAATCTATTGAAGGACGACCAATAAAGGCTGCGCCAAAAGATTTCCACGAAGAGAATTTTTATCTGTAA